The following are encoded together in the Flavihumibacter fluvii genome:
- a CDS encoding (2Fe-2S)-binding protein encodes MLKEITVTVNGEKHTLEVEPRLLLVHMIRELLNLTGTHIGCDTSSCGACTILMDGKSVKSCTILAVQANGKSLTTIEAVAVNGELSALQEGFKENHGLHCGFCTPGMILRATELLANNPNPTEEEIRWGISGNLCRCTGYNNIVKAIIYAGAKMRGEELPSTEPQFV; translated from the coding sequence ATGCTAAAGGAAATCACCGTAACTGTTAATGGCGAAAAGCACACCTTAGAAGTGGAGCCCCGTTTACTACTGGTACATATGATCAGGGAACTACTGAACCTGACAGGCACGCATATTGGTTGCGATACATCCAGTTGCGGCGCATGCACCATATTAATGGATGGCAAATCGGTAAAATCCTGCACCATCCTGGCAGTACAGGCCAATGGGAAATCGCTTACCACTATCGAAGCGGTAGCCGTAAATGGGGAACTTTCTGCGCTTCAGGAAGGATTCAAGGAAAACCACGGACTACATTGCGGCTTCTGTACGCCGGGCATGATCCTGCGCGCAACAGAATTGCTGGCCAATAATCCCAATCCCACCGAAGAGGAGATCCGCTGGGGCATTTCAGGTAACCTTTGCCGATGTACCGGGTATAACAATATCGTGAAAGCGATCATTTATGCCGGCGCTAAAATGCGCGGCGAAGAATTGCCTTCCACCGAACCGCAATTTGTATAA
- a CDS encoding FAD binding domain-containing protein produces the protein MIPQSFQYESPGTLAEAIQLLHQYGDEAKILSGGHSLIPMMKLRFATPEVLVDINNIPGLTHIVEENGKMKIGGLAREAEIEHADLLIKRFPIFKDVTKLIADPQVRNRGTIGGNLAHGDAANDHPAVMLALNATVIATGAEGTREIPIDEFFFGFYTTALQHGEILTEIQIPVPPSGTGSAYHKLERKVGDYATAGVAVQITIGDDGIVKAAGIGLTNVNPTPLRAVRSEQALIGKPLTEHSIAEAAQYASEDCNPSADLRGSEEYKRAMVAVLVKRMIHEAANRASNN, from the coding sequence ATGATCCCCCAATCCTTCCAGTACGAATCACCAGGCACATTAGCAGAAGCAATTCAGTTATTACACCAGTATGGCGATGAGGCAAAGATCCTGTCCGGGGGTCATAGCCTGATTCCCATGATGAAATTAAGGTTCGCCACACCCGAAGTGTTGGTGGACATTAATAACATTCCCGGGCTCACCCACATTGTTGAAGAAAACGGCAAGATGAAAATCGGCGGACTCGCCAGGGAAGCAGAAATCGAACACGCTGACCTGCTGATTAAACGCTTCCCCATTTTTAAAGATGTCACCAAGCTGATTGCCGATCCGCAGGTGCGCAACCGTGGCACCATTGGCGGCAACCTGGCCCATGGCGATGCAGCCAATGACCATCCGGCTGTAATGCTTGCGCTCAACGCCACTGTAATTGCAACAGGTGCTGAAGGCACCCGGGAAATTCCAATTGATGAATTCTTCTTCGGGTTTTATACGACAGCCCTTCAACATGGAGAAATCCTCACCGAGATCCAGATACCGGTTCCACCGTCCGGTACAGGAAGTGCTTACCACAAGCTGGAACGGAAAGTTGGCGATTATGCTACAGCAGGAGTTGCTGTTCAAATTACCATTGGCGACGATGGCATCGTGAAAGCCGCCGGAATCGGATTAACCAATGTGAACCCGACACCATTGCGGGCAGTGCGTTCCGAACAAGCACTTATCGGCAAACCGCTTACCGAACACAGTATTGCTGAAGCTGCCCAATATGCATCGGAAGACTGTAATCCCTCTGCAGACCTGCGTGGCTCTGAAGAATATAAGCGTGCCATGGTAGCCGTGCTGGTGAAGCGCATGATCCACGAAGCAGCCAACCGGGCCAGTAACAATTAA
- a CDS encoding methyltransferase family protein gives MALLEKFEKDGIWLFKYRSTLPIIILIIGLIVYLQTAIQRGPLIIQGSAFENYYMYFCLAVSFLGLFIRVYTVGHTPSNTSGRNTAEQVADSLNTTGMYSIVRHPLYLGNFFMWFGPALLTGQLWFVVSFCLFYWVYYERIMFAEEQFLRRKFGTIYTDWARSRPAFVPNFKNFVKPNLSFSWKKVLKKEKNGLLAVFLVFSLFDIAGKLIQQNTNFNYFLIAGCVLTLLMYVVLKYLKMNTLVLEEAGR, from the coding sequence ATGGCATTGCTTGAAAAATTTGAAAAGGATGGTATTTGGCTTTTTAAATACCGCAGTACACTTCCAATTATTATTTTAATCATCGGGCTGATTGTCTACCTGCAAACAGCAATTCAGCGCGGTCCTTTAATCATCCAGGGATCGGCATTTGAAAATTACTACATGTATTTTTGTCTGGCTGTTAGTTTTTTGGGATTGTTTATCAGGGTTTATACGGTTGGACATACACCGTCCAATACTTCCGGAAGAAATACAGCTGAACAGGTGGCTGATTCCCTGAACACAACGGGAATGTATTCCATCGTAAGGCATCCCTTGTACCTGGGGAATTTTTTTATGTGGTTTGGTCCGGCATTATTAACCGGCCAATTATGGTTTGTGGTATCGTTTTGCTTATTTTATTGGGTGTATTATGAAAGGATCATGTTTGCGGAAGAGCAATTTCTTAGGCGTAAGTTCGGGACCATATATACGGATTGGGCAAGAAGCAGACCTGCGTTTGTTCCAAACTTTAAAAATTTCGTAAAGCCGAACCTGTCCTTTAGCTGGAAAAAGGTGTTAAAGAAAGAGAAGAACGGATTATTAGCAGTTTTTTTGGTTTTCTCGCTTTTTGATATTGCCGGGAAGCTGATACAACAAAACACAAACTTCAATTATTTTTTAATTGCCGGCTGCGTGCTCACCTTACTCATGTATGTCGTATTGAAGTATCTTAAAATGAATACACTTGTTCTGGAAGAGGCGGGAAGGTAG